From Acidobacteriota bacterium:
AAGAGAGAGCGTTTTCCAACTCGGTCAACGACCAATCCAAAGAACGGCGTAAATATCATTGCAAAGAGGGTAAGCATACTGGAGAGGAAACCGCCAAACTCCCGAGTTGTCTCATGAGCCTCCATGAAAAATTTCACTGCAAATGTTTGGAACGGAAATATTGCTGAGTAGAAGGTGATACAAAGAGCAACAATGTACCAGTATGATTTACTGAAGTACAGAACATCCTTGAAAACGACCTTCTCTGTGGGACCCGATTTGCCAAGGGTGTAGACTCTTTCTGCACGAGATTCAAGGATCCAGTATAGGATTGCCCCAACAACGCAGAGAATGCCGAGGGCAACTGAAATCAACAAGGGAAAACGCCAGTTGGTGTAAAACGACCTTGCCCAGGTGGGGGAATTCAGTGCAGCAAATGAACCCAATCGCGCAATGGTAAGATTCACACCGAAAGCGAAACTTAATTCCTTCCCTCGAAACCACTTTGCAATCGCAGTTGTCACCGCTACTATGAGTGATTCTGCCCCAAGTCCAAATATAAGCCTGCCTGCCGCCATCACTTCGAGAGTTCCGGTCGAGGCAGTAACGAATGCACCTGCCAGACAGAGTGTCCCAAAGATGAATGCCGCTTTCCTCGTCCCAATTCGATCAATGATAAAACCGCCAATGAGGACCATAAACACGTTGGGAATGCTGTAGATCGCATTTAGCAATCCAATATTTGCATCGGAAAAGCCAAGTTGACGTTTTAGGACGTCAGCAAGCGGGCTAATGCTATCGTATATGTAGTAGTTCCCAAACATTGCTAAGCTGATGAGAACAAGGACAATCCATCGGTACACTCGTGATGGGTCGAGCCGACTAAGAGTCTTTCCTTGCAGATCTGAGACGGTCATACGCTAATCACCTCTTTGGTTATTAAAAAATATCTAATACTCGTAAATACTATCGAAAAAATTCGTGAGAAATCAAGAAGAGATTTTTGTGTTGAATTTTTATGGGAAAGAAAATAATATTAGGCTTTTAATAGGCAAGGTTCAATGGAGACAAAATCAAGGGGAGCTTTGATTGGTGCTGCATTTCTTATGGCAACTTCTGCCATAGGGCCTGGCTTTCTTACACAGACTGCTGTTTTCACTGATTCCTTTAAGGCTAATTTCGGGTTCGCAATAATTGTATCAATCATTATTGGAATAGGCGCCCAGCTTAACATATGGCGAATTATATGTATCTCAAAAAAAAGAGGCCAGGACATAGCAAACCTCATCCTGAATGGACTGGGACATACAATAGCATTTCTTGTGCTTTTCGGCGGGTTTGCCTTTAATGTTGGAAACATAGCAGGGTGTGCCCTTGGGACAGACGCTCTCCTTGGATTGAATTTAAAAACAGGTGCAGCCATTTCAGGAATTATCGCAATTATTCTTTTTCTCTCAAGAGAACTTGGGAAGGCAATGGATAATTTCACAAAAATTCTTGGTTTTTTAATGATTTTTTTAATATGCATCGTCCTTATAAAAATTGGAACTCCTATTGGGGAAGCTGTAAAAAGAACATTCGCTCCTTCGATTATTCCATTTCTTCCAATAATTACAATGGTCGGCGGAACTGTAGGTGGTTATATTTCTTTCTCTGGTGCTCATAGACTTGTGGATGCAGATATCACAGGAAAGGAAAATCTTAAAAGAATTACAAATTCTTCTCTATCTGGACTATTAATCACTGGTTTGGTTAGGATTCTTTTCTTCTTATGTGTGCTTGGAGTTGTTATTATGGGAGTATCCCTTGATCCAGCTAATCCCCCTGCTTCAGCCTTTATGCTTGGATCAGGTATAATTGGATATAGAATTTTTGGTTTGATTCTCTGGGTAGCAGGAATAACATCTGTTGTGGGATGTTCTTATACATCCATTTCTTTCTTTAAAACTTTATCGTCATATGTAGAAAAAAAATTCAGCACTTTCATCATTGTCTTCATAGTAATTTCAACTCTTATCTTTTTGCTCATCGGGAAACCAGTGAGTCTCTTGATTTTTGCTGGTGCAATCAATGGATTAATCCTTCCTGTTACGCTTGGAGCGATACTTTTAACTTCAAGGAACAAAAAATTATTTCCGGATTACAAGCATCCGATGTGGATGATTATGTATGGAATCATAGCTTTGGGATTTTCGATTTATTCTGCATGGAAATCTTTTGAAGCAATATTTTCACTCTTTGGATAAAACATCAATTTTTATTCCATATTTTTTCATCTTATACCTTAAAACTCTTTCAGATATTCCCAGTTCATCCGCAGCTTTTGTCTGAATCCAGCTGTTTCTTTCAAGAGCATCCAGAATCAATCTCTTCTCCAGAATCTCAACCTGTTCACTCAGGTTGCCTTTATTCTCTTCTTTAAAGATTACCTTATCACTCCCTCTCAAGAAAAAGGGCAAATCAGAAGTTGTTATGATATCACTTCTGGAGAGAATCACAGTTCTTTCAATTATATTTTCGAGCTCTCTTATATTTCCAGGATAGTCATATTTTAAGAGTATATCCATCACTTCTTTCGAAACTGTGCTTATATTCTTTTTTTCTCTGATGTTATATTTTTTTATAAAATGGTCGATTAATAAAGGGACATCTTCCTTCCTTTCTCTTAGAGGAGGAAGATGTACATGAATTACATTCAATCTGTAATATAAATCCTCTCTAAAACTTCCGCTTCTTATACTTTCTTCTAAATTTTTATTTGTTGCTGCGATTAACCTCATGTCCACCTTAACTGGCTCATTGGAACCAAGCCTTTGAATCTCTCTTTCCTGAAGAGCTCTCAATAATTTTACCTGTAAATGAAGGGGAAGCTCTCCGACTTCATCAAGAAAAATGGTTCCTTCTGAAGCTGCCTCAAATTTTCCAATTCTCCTTTTATCAGCTCCTGTATATGCGCCTTTCTCTGCTCCAAATAATTCGGCTTCGATCAAAGTTTCAGGAATTGCTGAAAGATTTACTTTTATAAAAGGCTTGTTGTTTCTGGGGGAAATCTGATGGATTATATTTGCAATAAGTTCTTTTCCAGTCCCATTTTCTCCAGTGATTAAAATATTTGCTTCGCTCTTTGCAGCTATACCAACTAAATTTAATATTTCCTCCATTTTTTTTGAACTTGTAATAAAATTTTCTAATTTAAATTTTTCTGAAATTCTCTTTCTGAGTTCTTCGTTTTCTCTTTTGAGCAGAATTTGTTCTTCTGCTTTTTTTAATACATAAATTAAGTTTTCAAGGTTTATCGGCTTAGTAAGATAATGATAGGCTCCTTCCTTCAATGACTCAACTGCATTCTCTATAGAGCCATAAGCTGTAATCATAATTACAATTGTTGAGGGATTAATGTTCCTTAATTTTTTTAAAACTTCAATTCCGGACATTCCAGGTAATCTAAAATCA
This genomic window contains:
- a CDS encoding MFS transporter, with amino-acid sequence MFGNYYIYDSISPLADVLKRQLGFSDANIGLLNAIYSIPNVFMVLIGGFIIDRIGTRKAAFIFGTLCLAGAFVTASTGTLEVMAAGRLIFGLGAESLIVAVTTAIAKWFRGKELSFAFGVNLTIARLGSFAALNSPTWARSFYTNWRFPLLISVALGILCVVGAILYWILESRAERVYTLGKSGPTEKVVFKDVLYFSKSYWYIVALCITFYSAIFPFQTFAVKFFMEAHETTREFGGFLSSMLTLFAMIFTPFFGLVVDRVGKRSLFMMFGSFLIIPVYLTMTYTQLSLYVPMAMMGIAFSLIPAVMWPSVAYIINQAKLGTAYGLMTMIQNIGLAGFNLLIGWANDFSGASVQNPGGYALGMWIFSSLGFIGFLFAYLLRRRETSPHGHGLETITARAR
- a CDS encoding NRAMP family divalent metal transporter, whose product is METKSRGALIGAAFLMATSAIGPGFLTQTAVFTDSFKANFGFAIIVSIIIGIGAQLNIWRIICISKKRGQDIANLILNGLGHTIAFLVLFGGFAFNVGNIAGCALGTDALLGLNLKTGAAISGIIAIILFLSRELGKAMDNFTKILGFLMIFLICIVLIKIGTPIGEAVKRTFAPSIIPFLPIITMVGGTVGGYISFSGAHRLVDADITGKENLKRITNSSLSGLLITGLVRILFFLCVLGVVIMGVSLDPANPPASAFMLGSGIIGYRIFGLILWVAGITSVVGCSYTSISFFKTLSSYVEKKFSTFIIVFIVISTLIFLLIGKPVSLLIFAGAINGLILPVTLGAILLTSRNKKLFPDYKHPMWMIMYGIIALGFSIYSAWKSFEAIFSLFG
- a CDS encoding sigma-54 dependent transcriptional regulator, which gives rise to MQLLLIEDELSQRELLKEFLEERNYKVIEAPSGEKAISLFEKSSVDMVLLDFRLPGMSGIEVLKKLRNINPSTIVIMITAYGSIENAVESLKEGAYHYLTKPINLENLIYVLKKAEEQILLKRENEELRKRISEKFKLENFITSSKKMEEILNLVGIAAKSEANILITGENGTGKELIANIIHQISPRNNKPFIKVNLSAIPETLIEAELFGAEKGAYTGADKRRIGKFEAASEGTIFLDEVGELPLHLQVKLLRALQEREIQRLGSNEPVKVDMRLIAATNKNLEESIRSGSFREDLYYRLNVIHVHLPPLRERKEDVPLLIDHFIKKYNIREKKNISTVSKEVMDILLKYDYPGNIRELENIIERTVILSRSDIITTSDLPFFLRGSDKVIFKEENKGNLSEQVEILEKRLILDALERNSWIQTKAADELGISERVLRYKMKKYGIKIDVLSKE